One Glycine max cultivar Williams 82 chromosome 6, Glycine_max_v4.0, whole genome shotgun sequence DNA segment encodes these proteins:
- the LOC100789912 gene encoding protein DYAD, which produces MDQWDAHHRLMFIGRHEEDGTADTSKGEESNDEEKISKTEPVFVPETKKRKRLSLSQLKEVKEESHGKQSSSKSKRKKHDSRDRWSAERYQLAEQNMWEVLKAEGATFENPITRPALRLAARKHIGDTGLLDHLLKHIDGKVAPGGTERFRRWFNTNGIMEYWLESADLDKVRQEAGVQDPYWIPPSTYREAGAPSQNIDSSGELKQLKIELMQMKKDMHELIAKKEEKSDINMVEETHKESVKWKFMTDHRLTEIMTSLKDIQGKYGELMIWKTTVEQQLMEITDKLNDLQASRECTTNSPPSERWKDWIESTNLDNIQEDAFATWIGNPELLNVPQEVILEDPNTTIPTQPPSEELTNKRSDVLELVPGKLEDQPNVTPDSSTTVNSKSDHDNNSLIMFQEMFMDLYKWKEKMEQQLLEVSNTVYGMLAMK; this is translated from the exons ATGGATCAGTGGGATGCTCATCATCGACTCATGTTCATTGGTCGGCATGAGGAAGATGGAACTGCTGATACTTCTAAGGGAGAGGAAtcaaatgatgaagaaaaaataagtaaaactgAACCCGTCTTTGTGCCTGAAACTAAGAAAAGGAAACGCCTTAGCCTTAGTCAGCTTAAAGAGGTGAAAGAGGAGTCACATGGGAAGCAAAGCAGTAGCAAGTCTAAGAGAAAGAAGCATGATAGTAGGGATAGATGGTCAGCTGAGAG GTATCAATTGGCCGAGCAAAACATGTGGGAGGTACTAAAGGCTGAAGGGGCGACATTTGAAAACCCAATAACCCGACCTGCACTAAGATTAGCTGCCCGCAAACACATTGGAGATACTGGACTTTTAGACCACTTACTGAAGCACATTGATGGTAAAGTGGCACCTGGAGGGACTGAGCGTTTCCGAAGATGGTTCAACACCAATGGAATCATGGAGTATTGGTTGGAGAGTGCTGACTTGGACAAGGTGCGCCAGGAGGCAGGGGTGCAGGACCCTTACTGGATACCGCCATCTACATATAGGGAAGCTGGTGCCCCCTCCCAGAATATTGATTCTTCTGGTGAATTGAAACAGCTTAAAATAGAATTGATGCAAATGAAGAA AGATATGCATGAGCTCATTGccaagaaggaagagaaaagtgATATTAACATGGTGGAG GAGACACACAAGGAATCTGTAAAGTGGAAATTTATGACTGACCATCGCCTTACTGAAATCATGACTTCTTTGAAGGATATTCAG GGGAAGTATGGTGaattgatgatttggaaaaCTACAGTTGAGCAACAACTTATGGAAATAACTGATAAATTGAATGATCTTCAAGCATCTAGGGAGTGCACCACTAATAGTCCTCCTTCAGAAAGGTGGAAAGATTGGATAGAAAGTACCAACCTAGACAATATTCAGGAAGATGCATTTGCAACTTGGATTGGGAATCCGGAGCTACTTAATGTTCCACAAGAGGTTATACTTGAAGATCCCAACACAACCATACCAACACAGCCACCCAGTGAAGAACTGACTAACAAGAGGAG CGATGTGCTGGAGTTAGTACCTGGTAAACTAGAAGATCAACCTAATGTAACCCCTGATTCTTCTACAACTGTTAATTCGAAGTCAGACCATGACAACAACTCATTGATCATGTTTCAG GAGATGTTTATGGATTTAtacaaatggaaagaaaaaatggaACAGCAGCTGTTGGAGGTATCGAATACTGTATATGGTATGCTGGCAATGAAGTAG
- the LOC100782837 gene encoding uncharacterized protein produces MCTLEPDVIGIRGFELRLIRCTITFSQPSDSRHELESLDGHINDLLNSIERGNYVEALTSEPSFSLVFRLDGHESLPLDADRVYSELVHRAESFLRDAAAAEQRRRAILVMCIAIAAFLGFTQSNFTGPLKGTELSKCLLCLDGSDEWDNWARNQFMSAGSDLLGKFSNLQYLVLAKMLLMRMKDLSVEIGSLSWWLARVLLLQLRVLDERSSSLSDLLHVYMGEALQQFSTSKLVRSYWEDDLRDGESSAIVSVLHLEAGIMEYLYGRVDSCRMHFESAEMAAGLQLSVTGALGFRTVHQAEPKAQMVLVTNTSTSNVDNCPLTGTGMQTCDSNNGEDNWNLNQRETSEASDILRIPKLLENDDSKTRSQGMENGAHVTPSLTATQQAVILAYCLLIEKSSRHDELQRWDMAPYIEAINSQHLFYFTIRCLCDVLRIRWESSRSRTKECALLMMDNLVTMCCVLTVSHFTQAILLCSRPPPQRKLRWILTSLSATMLGTLKNEKKYIGSAVKTALISVTLPPKEMCFCFHLASFASHFLMIGSQVSLRLGFAPMGIPRLLLIMFLPCRHVIKKKSKEAFIAFKEALKFKRNSWQLWENYSHAAVDIGNISQALEGVQMILNMSNNKRVDCELLERITKEVEKRLSTSNVPPLITDNKPKTDQFCIVDPGSENQEQVSGASITGRSRETEQLLLLLGKVLQQIIKTGSGCGPEIWGLYAKWHRINGDLMMCSEALLKQVRSLQGSDTWKDRDRFKKFAKVSLELCQVYVEFFSSTGSIKQLSTAEMHLKNVIRQAQSFTDTEEFRDLQACYDEVKIKLQSNSMPS; encoded by the exons ATGTGTACCCTCGAACCCGACGTCATCGGCATCCGCGGCTTCGAGCTACGCCTCATTCGCTGTACCATCACTTTCTCACAGCCCTCGGATTCCCGCCACGAACTTGAATCGTTGGATGGCCACATCAACGACCTCTTGAATTCCATCGAGCGCGGCAACTACGTCGAAGCACTCACCTCCGAACCTTCCTTCTCCCTCGTATTCCGACTCGACGGCCATGAATCGCTGCCACTCGACGCGGACCGAGTCTACTCCGAGTTGGTCCACCGCGCTGAGTCCTTCCTCAGAGACGCCGCCGCCGCCGAACAGCGTCGCAGGGCAATACTCGTCATGTGTATTGCCATCGCCGCATTTCTAGGGTTCACTCAATCCAACTTCACCGG GCCTTTGAAAGGAACAGAGCTATCGAAATGTCTTCTGTGTTTGGATGGAAGTGATGAATGGGACAATTGGGCGCGGAATCAGTTCATGTCTGCTGGTTCTGACTTACTTGGAAAGTTCTCCAATCTTCAG TACTTAGTTCTTGCCAAGATGTTGCTTATGCGGATGAAGGATTTGTCCGTCGAGATTGGAAGCCTTTCATGGTGGCTTGCCAGGGTTTTGCTTCTTCAACTGAGAGTTTTGGACGAGCGGTCTTCGTCCTTGTCTGATCTCTTGCACGTTTATATGGGCGAAGCTTTGCAGCAATTCAGCACTTCGAAACTAGTTCGGAGTTACTGGGAGGATGATCTACGTGATGGGGAGAGCTCTGCGATTGTCTCCGTGCTTCATTTAGAGGCTGGAATTATGGAATATTTATATGGGCGAGTTGACTCTTGCAG GATGCATTTTGAGTCAGCTGAGATGGCAGCTGGGCTTCAGCTTTCAGTTACTGGGGCACTTGGTTTCCGTACTGTACATCAG GCAGAACCAAAGGCACAGATGGTACTTGTTACAAACACAAGTACATCAAATGTGGATAACTGCCCCTTAACAGGTACTGGTATGCAAACGTGTGATTCCAACAATGGTGAGGATAACTGGAATTTGAATCAGCGTGAAACCTCTGAAGCATCTGACATACTTAGAATACCGAAGTTGTTAGAAAACGATGACTCTAAAACCAGGTCTCAAGGCATGGAAAACGGTGCCCATGTTACTCCAAGTTTGACAGCAACACAACAAGCTGTAATTCTGGCATATTGTCTTCTAATTGAGAAGAGCTCCCGACATGATGAATTGCAAC GATGGGACATGGCCCCTTACATTGAGGCAATTAATTCCCAGCATTTGTTTTACTTCACT ATACGGTGTTTATGCGATGTTTTACGTATTCGATGGGAGTCATCTCGTAGCCGAACTAAGGAGTGTGCCTTACTGATGATGGATAACTTGGTGACTATGTGTTGTGTTTTG ACTGTATCCCACTTTACCCAGGCGATCCTCCTTTGCTCCAGGCCACCACCCCAAAGGAAATTGCGCTGGATCTTGACTAGCTTGTCTGCTACAATGCTGGGTACcctgaaaaatgagaaaaaatatataggaaGCGCTGTTAAGACTGCATTGATTAGTGTGACTCTCCCTCCCAAGGAAATGTGTTTTTGTTTCCATCTCGCAAGTTTTGCCTCACACTTCCTAATGATAGGGTCCCAGGTCTCTCTACGCCTTGGATTTGCCCCGATGGGGATACCAAGG CTTTTACTTATAATGTTTTTACCTTGCAGGCATGTGATCAAGAAAAAGAGCAAGGAAGCCTTTATTGCATTTAAAGAAGCCTTGAAATTCAA ACGAAACAGCTGGCAACTATGGGAGAACTACAGCCATGCTGCTGTTGACATTGGCAATATCAGTCAG gCACTGGAAGGTGTCCAGATGATTTTGAATATGAGCAATAATAAGAGAGTTGATTGCGAATTATTGGAAAGAATCACTAAGGAGGTGGAAAAGCGGCTTTCAACAAGTAACGTGCCCCCTTTGATAACTGACAATAAGCCTAAAACAGATCAATTCTGCATTGTTGATCCTGGATCAGAAAATCAAGAGCAAGTATCTGGAGCATCTATTACAGGAAGATCACGTGAAACTGAACAATTATTGTTATTACTTGGAAAAGTTTTACAGCAG ATAATTAAAACTGGGAGTGGATGTGGACCAGAAATCTGGGGCTTATATGCCAAATGGCACAGAATTAATGGAGATCTCATGATGTGTTCTGAAGCCCTCTTAAAGCAAGTTAGGTCACTCCAG GGATCTGATACATGGAAGGACCGAGACCGGTTCAAAAAGTTTGCAAAAGTTTCTTTGGAACTTTGCCAGGTGTACGTGGAATTTTTTTCATCTACTGGTAGTATTAAACAATTGTCTACAGCTGAGATGCACTTGAAGAATGTCATCAGACAG GCTCAGAGCTTCACCGATACAGAAGAGTTCAGGGATCTTCAGGCTTGCTATGATGAAGTGAAAATTAAACTCCAATCGAACTCAATGCCTAGCTAA